One stretch of Zingiber officinale cultivar Zhangliang chromosome 6B, Zo_v1.1, whole genome shotgun sequence DNA includes these proteins:
- the LOC121988975 gene encoding uncharacterized protein LOC121988975, which produces MSDGWTDGKNRSLINFLVNSSAGTFFLESVDASASIKNWELIFKYLGDVVDEVGEENVIQIVTDNASKCIKARKKFLETRHRIWWTLCTTHYIDLMLEDIAKLKIFSNTIEQAKMVVKFLYGHGTILSLMRKYTNGKEILRPSVTHFAISFLTLQSMYKVKRPLEQMLASEDWVSSPLSQTTQGKVVKRIVINDPNFWPHVAFCVKSIVPLVSVLREVDSEERSTMRYIYELMDKTKETIKFNCGGVDRKYKIIWKKIDSRWTPQLHHPLHAVGYYLNSQLRYEERFSDCDEVRDGLYTCIDRMLSSDNRLKADIQLD; this is translated from the coding sequence ATGTCCGATGGTTGGACGGATGGaaagaatagaagtttgattaattttttggtaaatagTTCCGCCGGCACTTTCTTTTTGGAATCTGTTGATGCATCAGCTTCTATTAAAAATTGGGAATTGATCTTTAAATATCTTGGTGATGTTGTTGATGAGGTGGGAGAGGaaaatgtaattcaaattgtcaCGGATAATGCTTCGAAATGCATTAAGGCGAGGAAAAAATTTTTGGAGACTAGACATAGAATTTGGTGGACACTTTGTACGACGCATTATATTGATCTAATGTTGGAGGATATTGCAAAGTTGAAGATTTTTTCCAACACAATTGAGCAAGCTAAGATGGTTGTGAAGTTCCTTTATGGTCATGGAACTATACTTTCTTTGATGAGAAAGTATACAAACGGTAAAGAAATTCTCCGTCCCTCTGTTACTCATTTTGCTATTTCATTTCTCACTCTTCAGAGTATGTATAAGGTTAAAAGGCCACTTGAACAAATGCTTGCTTCCGAAGATTGGGTTAGTTCACCACTATCTCAAACAACTCAGGGGAAGGTCGTGAAGAGAATTGTTATTAATGATCCCAACTTTTGGCCACATGTTGCATTTTGTGTTAAGAGTATTGTTCCTCTTGTAAGTGTGTTAAGGGAAGTTGATTCGGAGGAGAGATCGACCATGAGATATATTTATGAACTTATGGATAAGACAAAAGAgacaataaaatttaattgtggGGGAGTTGACAGAAAATACAAGAtcatttggaaaaaaattgaTTCACGATGGACTCCACAACTTCATCATCCTCTACACGCGGTCGGGTACTATTTGAATTCGCAATTGCGTTATGAAGAAAGATTTTCTGATTGTGATGAAGTTAGAGATGGATTGTATACTTGCATTGATAGGATGTTGTCTTCTGATAATCGTCTTAAAGCAGACATCCAATTGGACTAG